The genomic DNA aaatcaaattacaggacgtTATGTATgttgtttgatcattttccttgaccaatgtactaacatcatgtggtttattttgtacatatgaagcctcatctacaaagatacaaagaattgccattgcgacatccagtggacacatttaggacagctgtttctttcattcaaaaattgtaggtaatttttatacttagcaaactcattccgcgggccggataaaacctgtctgcGGGCCTgacccgtacgtttgacaccccatcCTAATCTGTGGTGTAACAAAATATGTAGTACGCATGAAAAAGTGTTGCTATATTAAGCAAAgtatttattataaaataaacCCTCTCGAAATATTATAGATTTTTCAATACTTCAGATTTGACTCCTAAATTCAAATGGGACCACTTCCATCAGGGTGAGGGCACGAATCAAGCAAGGCTATCAAACATTACCAGCTATCCCTCTGCGGCCCGCTACTCCAGACCACTACATTTCGCCTCTTGTTTGCCTAAGATACGTGGCCAATTCGCCTAATACTTGTGGGACAGCTAAACATGTAAAGCCTCCCATTTAAAAGGATCAAATGCAGGCATTGTTTGGTTATGTTCACCATATGTGTTGGCTTTTCAGTATCCAAATCCCTTCTCCCAAAACAGAGTGCTTGTGAAAATAAACACAGCTTCGCCCTACACAAATTGTGGACTAATTGTGTATTTGGACTAAATCATTCTTTAGGTTGGAGGGCTTTTTCCATTTGCTAAGGGATGTAGGGGAGTGACAGCTTGACATTGATTAGTGTGTTGACTTGTGCAACTGGAGCTTTACCTGTAAAGCATACGACCACAAAGTAGTGCCGCTAGAACGCACACCTTCCGTGGAAAAACAAGACAGTTTTACATGTCACACTTGGGGATGTGCAGTCACGGTACGCCACAATAAAATTTTGGTATGTAGCTCATTTTTTAGGTTTCGTTCATTTCAGTACAGTTTGGCAACAACATTCTTTTTCACACTGCTTTTGTTTACGACTTTATGTAGTTAACTGCGAAGGTAACATTTTCCAAATCCTCTTCGGCAGAAGAAGATTTTTTCAagctctggcttctccttggcacttGCGCTAGCCATGACTGTTTACGGAGTAGCCTAGTGGCTATATCGGTGGCAGTTACACTTCCTGACCTTCCCTTAATGTGTACTGTGTGGAAAGGCGGAATGCTTCTgtcctgctaaaaaaaaaatctgattaaagtTACATGTACCGTAACACCCCTACTTTcaattgtacacactaaaaaatgttgggttatgttgataacccaatttatgagttgctagtgttgggttaaattttggagttagttTTACAAAGAGCTATcattttttggggttataagggtattattttaacaaaatttcTTGGTGTTCAAaatgatgaaccatttttgggttgtttttcaacgagtaacacatttttgggtaaaacacttttttcttgaagggaatttttttatggattaatctcattaacattattttcaATCATCCAACATTGAGTtaacataactcaacttttgggttaaataattcaacccaatagtttggttgggaataacccaacattaagtcatcataactcaactttttggttgaataattcaacgcaaaagttgggttgaaaaaattaacccaaaatgttgagttcaaataactcaaataaggggttcgtcctttcctgaaccagcagttgggttaaaattgggttattttgtaACTCAACACACATGTTGTCGTTGACTCTGGACTGTCTAGCCACTGCATGACACTAAGGCCgcagaacagagacacgcggcaggcttacacacacacatgcatccacaaaaaatatacgccacacacacataccccaccccccatccaacaccctcgacgcaaatcctttaggggtgatggacagatgagcagcgcctgaagagctgcagcctgccacagtggcccccactccctcccctctgttgttagatatctcgagatgtctgttttaatatgtatatgtgctttgctatggaggtgtttttcccactccagactgggcccccttaggagcccagtctagattgtatttttttactcatctttccccagtgtttacctttttcccatctttaacggggcgcctcgtggcgacccatcaactgttagtgctgaaaacaaagttttgttgtacttgtgcaatgacaataaagacctacctacctacctaccttagTGTGTAGGAATTGTGATTTCTAAACTAAAGGAAATCAAGAAATATTAATGTCAAAACTACATTAAATATGTGCTTGTGTTTTTGCTGTTGGGGGACTGTCATCAATGCTGCGTATATTCCACTCGAGTTTGTTTTACATGTGGTCAGTGTTTCCAAAATATGGTTATTATGAGGACTCACCATGCACTTGTTAGGCTTCTCTCCAGAGTGAACCCTCATGTGGATCAACAGCTTGTAGCGGGCGTTGAAGGGCTTGTAGCGCCGAATGCAGCCGGCCCAGAAACAGGTGAAGTCCTCCCCTTTGCGCTGGTCGATGTGGACTTTTTCAATGTGCCTCACCAGCTCTTCCTGCTGTTCGTAGGCAGCACTGCAGTCGATCCAGCGACAAGACTGCTTATCCGACTGCGTACCGCCGACCTCTTCGTTCTCGGACGGGCCCACGGGCGAAGGCTTGAGTGCCAAGGAGGAGCCAGGCGCCGAATGATGGTTGTGGCCAGAAACGGCCCCCGCATATTGGTGCAGGTGGTAGGGCGGGGGCATGGTCGTGCGGGGATGCTGATGGAAGTGGCGAAGATGCCCGTTGCGCCCGCTtaagtgatgatgatgatgatagcgGTGCTGCAAGATTTCGTCTTCACTGGGAGAAAAGTCATCTAAGGGCTCTTGCTTGAGGGCGGCCCCCGATCTCTGGCTCCTGTCCAGTAAAACCCCAGTTTCTGCCCCCGTCTGCAGTGTCCCTGACATCAGCACCCCACTCATGAGTAACCCCAACCTGTCTGAGCCACCTGTATTCCCCAGGGAGGGTTCTCCAGCCCCAGGGCCCTGCTGCATGGAGCCCTGCTCCTCGCACGGCCCTCGGCCTGGCTCCACTGATGAAATCGATGAGGAGGACGATGGGGAAGAGGAGGAAAGGGACAGCAGGCAAGCGGCGGGTGAGGATAGCTGACAGCTCCCCTGCAATGAGGCTCGCTGGGGGCTGCCGTGCGGTGGGTGGCTGTAAGGGGCTTCTCGATGGCAGGGTACAGAAGGTGGGGATCTagacgaggaagaggaggatgaagAGGTGAAGCCGCAGCCGCCGGTGTGGCTTGGCGATAGGTTAGCACGGAACCCGTTGACGCACGTGACCATGGACATTTGTGAGGACGAGCAGATGATGGCGGTGATGTTGATCTCCTCGGAGGCAGTTCTGGTCGCTGACGGAGAATCTGCGAGCGCAACGCCGCCGGTTTCAGCGGGGGACTGCGAGACCAGCGAAAGGCGACGTCTTTTCAGACTGCTCGTGCTCAGCAGCCGCGCTGACTGACGCGAGCCGGCCGGGGACAAAGCCAACGGGGAGGAGCCATCTTCATTATTAAACGGTTCCACGCTCATGTTGTCGCCGCCGTTGCCAACAAGAGCCACCATCTCGTCCCTCGACGCCCCCAAAAGTATGCCCGGCCTGGAGTTCTGAAACCCCACCTGGGAAGCGCCGATGCCGGAAATGGTGTAACCCATAACGTCCTCTTCTTTAATGGCATACGGTAGAGCACTTGGAGCCCGGTTGGCACCACCCAGCGAGGCCCCGGATAGGGTCCTCTGAAAAGTGGATGATCtgcggggtaaaaaaaaaaaaaaaaaaagagacaaacaaAGAGAGGAACATGAGCACCATCAGCTTAGCGACCGTTGACAGACACAAGCTGGTTGAATCCTTCCAATCTACTTTCATGAGATCATGCCATTAAAACCAACATTAAGTGACAAGATTttttatgggtaaataaaaccgTATCTTGCTGTAATGAGAGGAtctgaatgtgtttttttttgtttttttttaaatctaagaaTGTAAAGTGGAGGGGAGTGAGAGGCCACTCTGAAAGGCTTTGATGGCACAATAAGCCCAGCCCAACATTGGGGGTAAATAGGGAGTCACCTGTTTTTGGTGGCGTAATTGCATCCTCAGAAGGCTCGCCGGTTTACAATGCTGTGTATTATGGTGGGAATCTCTGCCCTGCTGAATAGGGGACCCTGGTCAGATTTCTCAGTGCATTGCTGTGATCCCCTATATAATAATTCCTGTCAGTTGGCTCATTATGGATTTTGTGCAGGGGCCCTGAGTGATGTGAGaagatctttcttttttttctttctccagcCTGTCTGATGTTGAATAAATTGTCTTTGTCCCTTCCGCCCCCAACCCAAGCATGGCAAAGGAAAAACAGCAAGAGGCGGCTATAGAAGGCCATCCTGTCTGTTCAGAGGCAATATTCCTGTTTGGGTTGTTGTTAAAACCTTGagtggaatttagggaaaagtctatcaaaaaaaaaaggaaatgaagACAAGCAAGCCCTATACCTCTAAAAGACAAATATGCTTTCACCATTATCAGCAACAAAAACTATGATAAATGTATGCCTCTGCAAGGCAactacaagactgcaaagtggtaccagatctaccacccgagcaacgtcaaaaggcaactgttgcgttccattccgtagaacattttttgcccagactgccttttcaataaaaggaccacaactatagaactctctacctgacactttgaaaggtatacctgcacttgtcacaacaaacaaaattgtggctagttgagcaacaatcgtgttcccatgtttagtttttactaatttttactaattggttcttatctagtttgcactttgtctgtgttattattattattattattattggcttttatctagtttgcactttgtctgtattattactattatcattattatcgactcctctttgcctcattctttttattttcctattttaatgatgttagatctgtgttgttgttgttgttggggacaagtattgtaaattagctttggctacaaacactatgatccATACATTGGATAACTATTTCCGATagctatgtttctgtatctgtccctatttctaATGAACCAGAATTAATTAATTTACAGTATCTATCTAaaactaaaactggactcactggtgacggtggcagagaagaggactgtggaaaaactagtgagcatcatggatgatgccagtcacccccCTGCagaccgttatcagtagccagaggagcctgttcagtgctaaactgcttcatcccaagtgcaggactaatagactcaaaaactcctttgtcccacacgccatcagactgtacaactcctctctggggggaagggggtactaggatgacaggggatgcaaaacaataacagtttttttaaaaagtgcaatacatgttcataacatggtcactactgcctagtttctcttgttatattcttatttttactgttatatttttattcttattgctaTATTTTCTAttatatttccatttatacccccattatttactttttactttttaaatttgttctcaattctgtacactgctgctggaattgtaattttctTGAGGGAACTCCCCTGAAGGAATAaacaaagtactatctatctatctatcgtaGAAAAACGAGAAAAGAATGCCGCTTTACCTGGCATCCTGGTGCGGGCTGTCCTGCAGAAGAAGATCAGGCGCTGGGCTGTCGCAGTGGAGGCTCTGGGGATAAAGTCCCCCGGGGTGACCCCCCAAGGGCAGAGGCAAACTCTGCCCACATGGCATCATGGTGCTCTGAGCGTCCCCCAGCTCAGTGTGGTCTCCATTCTTTTCAAGGCAGTAGGCACCGTTACCTGGGAGCAGAGTAGCAGAAATAGATATATATCCCGGTATTGCTAAAGAGATCAGTCATGTGTTTATTACGGcataaaaagtgtcaaaatccTTACGCGTAAAAACCACACCCTGGACTAATTTTGTGCAGGCATGGACTCATTTTACGACCAATGTGTCTTTCTCTTTCTCCATGTGCGTGAcattatggggcggtatagctcggttggtagagcggccgtgccagcaacttgagggttgcaggttcgatccctgcttccgccatcctagtcactgccgtcgtgtccttgggcaagacacttcacccacctgctcccagtgccacccacactggtttaaatgtaacttagatattgggtttcgcaatgtaaagcgctttgagtcacttgagaaaaagcgctatataaatgtaattcacttcacttcattacaGTTTTTTCAGAACTTAGGGACAGGCATTGAATATTTAGCCCACCAACTGATTTCTGATTGGTCACTTTAAACAAACACTTATAGGGCTTGATCTACTAAATGTTTGTGTGTACTACAACTGGTGTTACGaccagtactaaaattattttgatactttttggtacttttctatataaaggggaccacaaaaaaatttcattattggctttattttaacaaaaaatcttagggtacattaaacatttgtttatatataacatgattgacacatcaacctattgtgtattatatttatccatgagagcattttgttgtaaactgtgaggtgtgtctgttaaactCATGGTTGTGTTTTACAAATCATGACaggtgtgaacaagagcatgtattgtctttgtgtgatgatgtaaatgaggtgtggttgtaatgtataataagtatgtgtcaatgaaagggcattttatgacttttcttaatttgattacatgctatagtatgattttattgttagaattgtattgcatgatttgtgtatccctttaatttaggtagccagggactacagatggaaattagatatttagctataatctggtgcagaacatatctgtctttgagcttaatgtttctgtgcattgtcccttcaaataaagactaaactattcCTTGTTTGTGCAGTATGTATTTGTTTGCTTTTCTCCTGAAACCGCTGCACACAAAAGGGTGAACATGCACAAAACATGCACCCTTACTGTCTTGCCTGCGCTATTTTTTACTGAACAATACgccacatggtggcgctgttgTTAGACCCCATAAGTCGGAATGACTTGAAAATTCTCACACCGCTCAATAAGTGCTACAAAAAAGCCGCAGTAACTTTCAGGTGTGTAGCCCAATCACCACATAATTTGGTATACAACTTTAGGGACTGACAAGCACCTGTCTGTCAAATTTGAGCAAGACCGATTGAAAAATATGGCCGCCACTATGCCAAATGTTTTCTCAGCGGCACGGGCGGGACTTAGAAACAAATTGTCCATATGTCATTGACCATTTGTGGAATGATTATGTAtgtttttaagtatttttaaaatatttgttaagGTATTAGATTTGATCAAGATTtaggtattgtatatatatttttttgatatcTGTATTACATGTTTGCCAGCATatcttttaaaacattttcaggGTGCCTGATTTATTAGAAATTGTACATTTCTTGTGTATGGTCATTATtgggacatacactatattgccaaaagtatttggcaacctgccttgactcacatatgaacttgaagtgccatcccattcctaacccatagggttcaaaatgatgtcggtccaccttttgcaattattacagcttcaactcttctgggaagatagttcctcctccaccaaatttcacactcggcacaatgcagtccgaaatgtagtgttctcctggcaacctccaaacccagattcgaccatcagattgccagatggaaaagtgtgattcatccagTCCAGTGgcaacatgctttacaccactgcatccaacgttttgcattggacttggtgatgtatggcttagatatagctgctcggccatggaaacccattccatgaagctctctgcgtactgtacgtgggctaattggaaggtcacatgaagtttggagatctgtagcaactgacttcagcatctgctgacccctctctgtcagtttacgtggcctgccacttggtggctgagttgctgttgttcccaaattcttccattttcttataataaagccgacagtagacgttggaatatttaggagcgaggaaatttcacgactggatttgttgcacaggtggcatcctatgacagttccacgctggaaatcactgagagcggcccattctttcacaaatgtttgtagaaacagtctccatgcctaagtgcttgatgttatacacctgtggccgggccatgtGATTAGGATTCTgattatttggatgggtggccaaatacttttggcaatatagggtATGTATAGTTTCATATAACATCTCTCGAGGCATGCATGTAGAGCTTTTAAAACCACACTCAGATATTTACGTCTTTCCAAatgtgttttgtctttaatatAAATTGATGGTTGCCAAAAAGGCATTAACTGAATATTTGGTTTTATACAACTGGTGACAGGCAGAGTAATGTTGAGGGTAACCGAAGCGGAGTTGTGCCCCTTTTGGTCGAGGAACTCGCATTAATGTGTCCATAAATACAGCCAAGTTCAATGTAATAACTCTTTTTGTGTAAATATTACTATTACTTGATTCTGTATGTTCTTGTAAGCTAAATTATTAACTCAATGGATGTTTGAGCACTGCATAACTGATGGAGGGATTTTCCAAAAACTTCAAATTGTTAGGTTTTAGATTTGAATCACATCTGTAAATAATCAGCTGTTGTGGGAAACACATGGGAGAGTGTTTGATACTGAATGAATCTCGACGTGTTTTTCACTCCAGCACATTTAGATGCTCATTTTGTGAAATGTATCATTATATCAGTCAAGTCAAATGATTTGAGCAGGAATACGATCCTAATGGATACATCCAAAAGAACACAACACAATATTAGTGAAGAGTCTTAGTGGAGTGAACACACAGAGATGGATCAACACAGCATATGAGGACATATTTACAAAAGGTAAGCCAATATCCCCATGCTACCACTTGGAACGACGGCCGGCACGTGTCCCCTGTCGCAGGTTTCCTAACTCAATTTCGCAACTACATTTTCTTCTCAAGATGTCGCCACACACACAGCTCAGTAGTAATAAAGACACTCaaacatgcttcaaaacaaaaatgaatgaaaaaggGTGGGGTGGTATGACAAAAAAGTCcaaatgtaaaacaaaacaacaatagctTGTCACTCTCATGGTAATGGTTTTAATTGTTTGGGACAAATACGGTATTGTATGCCAGAAAAACCCATCATAATAACAGTTTCTTCCCCCAGGCTATCAATCTGATGAAAAGTAACATAAAGGAACATCACACTGACACAACATGTTATCCTACCCCATTTCTTTGACTTATAAAGGGTAGTTAATATACTTCCAGGGTTTGTTACAATTTTATAATAAGCAACATTAAAGACATTCCATCAAAAACTAGCTGGTGTTGCATTATGCCTGATTTTTTCCATAAAGATACATGCATCACTATACTTACTACCAAAGGTACTGTTTGGAATGCTTCTAAGATACAAATCTTCCCCCTATGGcggaaaataaactgtttcttcAAAAAAttgattatcactggaggactaatggctaagcatgctagTACGgcaacacaagaagctaaccgctaaagctggAGTCCCAAAACTATGGCCCATAGGCTGGATCTGGCCAGCCAGCGTCCACAATCTGGCGAGTcggacatgtatatacatacatacatacatatatatacattcgtatacacacatactgtacacactaggtgtggcaaatatattctgtgcatttgacccatcacccttgatcaacccctgggaggtgaggggagcagtgggcagcagcggtggccgcgcccgggaatcatttttggtgatttaacccccaattccaacccttgatgctgagtgccaagcagggaggtaatgggtcccatttttatagtctttggggtatgactcggccggggtttgaactcacaacctaccgatctcagggcggacactctaacgtgtgacaatcattggtactttaactttatatgtatacacacacaaacacacacacacacacacacacttatgtacatatactctatatatagtcgagttttctgtggtttatccgttatacagtgctcaataccgtggaaTATAGCGGAATATACagtaggtcagaaaaaaacacagaggctatatcatccctacaagcctgtttcgcaggtttccctgctcgtcagcaGACCTAACGtaaactgtatatatgtatatgtattaggggATCTGGTGGCTGCtgaattaggtctctgctttttgcagatgacgtGGTCCTTAtgccttcatctggccaggatcttcagctctcactgtatTGGTTTGCAGCAGAGTGGGAagagactgggatgagaatcagcactgcAAGTCTGAATCCCCGGTTCTCGcccgaaaaagggtggagtgccttctacgggttggggaggagatcgttCAcacagtggaggagttcaagtacctcgtagtcttgttcatgagtgagggaagagtggatcgtgagatcgacaggcggatcggtgcgccgtCTGCATTGATGCAGACCCTGTATGGATccatcgtggtgaagaaggagctgaaccagaatgcaaagctctcaatttaccggtcgatctacatctcTATCCTCACCCATGGAcaagagctttgggttgtgacagaaaggacaagatcacgagtacaagcggccgaaatgggtTTCGTccatcgggtggcggggctctcccttagagagagagtgagaagctctgtcgtTCAGGagaagctcagagtaaagccgctggtcctccacattgagaggagccagatgaagtggctcatcctgaccagatgccccccaaacgcctccctggggaggtgtttgagacatgtccgaccggtaggatgcCACAGGGAAGACCTAGGGCCCGTTGGGTCGActgtgtctcccagctggcctgggaacgtctcgggaagagctggaccaagtggctggggagagggatgtctgggcttctctgaaaggctgctgctcccgcgagctgacctcggataagtggaaggatggatggatggatgaacgtaAGAAACAAGTTTAAATATTGTGATGATTTtggtaaactgtcaatagcactcatcaTTAATGAActgaaaatgtacagttaatacatgtgatcagtattggtatcgg from Entelurus aequoreus isolate RoL-2023_Sb linkage group LG27, RoL_Eaeq_v1.1, whole genome shotgun sequence includes the following:
- the LOC133644590 gene encoding zinc finger protein GLIS1 isoform X2; its protein translation is MQNSAPLSGMVSHFQTPAFSDFGAGQTRSAYGGRAETCARRAGAASYGAAQIYRSPHQHHHHDDSSPKRKVHVAAKAPRSCFTFPPLQGNGAYCLEKNGDHTELGDAQSTMMPCGQSLPLPLGGHPGGLYPQSLHCDSPAPDLLLQDSPHQDARSSTFQRTLSGASLGGANRAPSALPYAIKEEDVMGYTISGIGASQVGFQNSRPGILLGASRDEMVALVGNGGDNMSVEPFNNEDGSSPLALSPAGSRQSARLLSTSSLKRRRLSLVSQSPAETGGVALADSPSATRTASEEINITAIICSSSQMSMVTCVNGFRANLSPSHTGGCGFTSSSSSSSSRSPPSVPCHREAPYSHPPHGSPQRASLQGSCQLSSPAACLLSLSSSSPSSSSSISSVEPGRGPCEEQGSMQQGPGAGEPSLGNTGGSDRLGLLMSGVLMSGTLQTGAETGVLLDRSQRSGAALKQEPLDDFSPSEDEILQHRYHHHHHLSGRNGHLRHFHQHPRTTMPPPYHLHQYAGAVSGHNHHSAPGSSLALKPSPVGPSENEEVGGTQSDKQSCRWIDCSAAYEQQEELVRHIEKVHIDQRKGEDFTCFWAGCIRRYKPFNARYKLLIHMRVHSGEKPNKCMFEGCNKAFSRLENLKIHLRSHTGEKPYLCQHPGCQKAFSNSSDRAKHQRTHLDTKPYACQIPGCTKRYTDPSSLRKHVKIHSAKEQQLRPCPHLEQDVLSDCLSMQHLQTSSHPQHLYSSKEGCAPGLGQDVFTGLYAGSGIPHHSASAELLSPAANPAPAADLPSRQHRDLNSPRHLSPMAAMEGPRDNVSGPLLSPGMKGTGTPPPPLEKHHVQSQHKLYAHYHHHQAPSNEFQGSFQSCFHFADSYRMEQTVSGVHASPGDSHAYTSHQHNGFHMSSSNSLGSAGFSLTQELQGSAGVCQFSPGPEEGAFFQVGSFERGLNHIPSVYTES
- the LOC133644590 gene encoding zinc finger protein GLIS1 isoform X1 yields the protein MQNSAPLSGMVSHFQTPAFSDFGAGQTRSAYGGRAETCARRAGAASYGAAQIYRSPHQHHHHDDSSPKRKVHVAAKAPRSCFTFPPLQGNGAYCLEKNGDHTELGDAQSTMMPCGQSLPLPLGGHPGGLYPQSLHCDSPAPDLLLQDSPHQDARSSTFQRTLSGASLGGANRAPSALPYAIKEEDVMGYTISGIGASQVGFQNSRPGILLGASRDEMVALVGNGGDNMSVEPFNNEDGSSPLALSPAGSRQSARLLSTSSLKRRRLSLVSQSPAETGGVALADSPSATRTASEEINITAIICSSSQMSMVTCVNGFRANLSPSHTGGCGFTSSSSSSSSRSPPSVPCHREAPYSHPPHGSPQRASLQGSCQLSSPAACLLSLSSSSPSSSSSISSVEPGRGPCEEQGSMQQGPGAGEPSLGNTGGSDRLGLLMSGVLMSGTLQTGAETGVLLDRSQRSGAALKQEPLDDFSPSEDEILQHRYHHHHHLSGRNGHLRHFHQHPRTTMPPPYHLHQYAGAVSGHNHHSAPGSSLALKPSPVGPSENEEVGGTQSDKQSCRWIDCSAAYEQQEELVRHIEKVHIDQRKGEDFTCFWAGCIRRYKPFNARYKLLIHMRVHSGEKPNKCMFEGCNKAFSRLENLKIHLRSHTGEKPYLCQHPGCQKAFSNSSDRAKHQRTHLDTKPYACQIPGCTKRYTDPSSLRKHVKIHSAKEQQVRRKLRPCPHLEQDVLSDCLSMQHLQTSSHPQHLYSSKEGCAPGLGQDVFTGLYAGSGIPHHSASAELLSPAANPAPAADLPSRQHRDLNSPRHLSPMAAMEGPRDNVSGPLLSPGMKGTGTPPPPLEKHHVQSQHKLYAHYHHHQAPSNEFQGSFQSCFHFADSYRMEQTVSGVHASPGDSHAYTSHQHNGFHMSSSNSLGSAGFSLTQELQGSAGVCQFSPGPEEGAFFQVGSFERGLNHIPSVYTES
- the LOC133644590 gene encoding zinc finger protein GLIS1 isoform X3, with the translated sequence MGNGAYCLEKNGDHTELGDAQSTMMPCGQSLPLPLGGHPGGLYPQSLHCDSPAPDLLLQDSPHQDARSSTFQRTLSGASLGGANRAPSALPYAIKEEDVMGYTISGIGASQVGFQNSRPGILLGASRDEMVALVGNGGDNMSVEPFNNEDGSSPLALSPAGSRQSARLLSTSSLKRRRLSLVSQSPAETGGVALADSPSATRTASEEINITAIICSSSQMSMVTCVNGFRANLSPSHTGGCGFTSSSSSSSSRSPPSVPCHREAPYSHPPHGSPQRASLQGSCQLSSPAACLLSLSSSSPSSSSSISSVEPGRGPCEEQGSMQQGPGAGEPSLGNTGGSDRLGLLMSGVLMSGTLQTGAETGVLLDRSQRSGAALKQEPLDDFSPSEDEILQHRYHHHHHLSGRNGHLRHFHQHPRTTMPPPYHLHQYAGAVSGHNHHSAPGSSLALKPSPVGPSENEEVGGTQSDKQSCRWIDCSAAYEQQEELVRHIEKVHIDQRKGEDFTCFWAGCIRRYKPFNARYKLLIHMRVHSGEKPNKCMFEGCNKAFSRLENLKIHLRSHTGEKPYLCQHPGCQKAFSNSSDRAKHQRTHLDTKPYACQIPGCTKRYTDPSSLRKHVKIHSAKEQQVRRKLRPCPHLEQDVLSDCLSMQHLQTSSHPQHLYSSKEGCAPGLGQDVFTGLYAGSGIPHHSASAELLSPAANPAPAADLPSRQHRDLNSPRHLSPMAAMEGPRDNVSGPLLSPGMKGTGTPPPPLEKHHVQSQHKLYAHYHHHQAPSNEFQGSFQSCFHFADSYRMEQTVSGVHASPGDSHAYTSHQHNGFHMSSSNSLGSAGFSLTQELQGSAGVCQFSPGPEEGAFFQVGSFERGLNHIPSVYTES